A section of the Larus michahellis chromosome 1, bLarMic1.1, whole genome shotgun sequence genome encodes:
- the HSPA13 gene encoding heat shock 70 kDa protein 13, translating to MAGQMAVLGSAVLALLLAGYLAQQYLPMPTPKVIGIDLGTTYCSVGVFLPGTGQVKVIADENGHNSIPSIVSFTDTDVYVGYDGLELADSNPQNTIYDAKRFIGKIFTSEELKSESSRYPFKVFNNNGSAEFSVTTSKTFHVTPEHIGSQLLLKLKRMAEKNLGMRISKAVISVPAEFDERQRNATIKAANLAGLEILRVINEPTAAALAYGLHKADVFNVLVVDLGGGTLDVSLLNKQGGMFLTRAMAGNNKLGGQDFNQRLMLYLYDQLHQMYGSLPTRKEEIHRLRQAVEAVKLNLTVHEAATLRVLLTMPERKLTKELPESEVKTNDVLKGKPSQKTEDLKNPGDASKVENNFVTVVFETEISRKLFEMLNEDLFEKILVPIEQVLKEGHLHRAEVDEIVLVGGSTRIPQIRKVIRDFFGKEPNTSVDPDLAVVMGVAIQAGIVGGSWPLQVSAIEIPNKNLRKTNFN from the exons ATGGCGGGGCAGATGGCGGTGTTGG GTTCGGCTGTTCTGGCTCTCTTGTTAGCTGGTTATCTAGCACAGCAATATTTACCAATGCCTACACCAAAAGTAATTGGGATTGACCTTGGCACCACTTACTGCTCGGTCGGTGTCTTTCTTCCTGGAACAGGGCAGGTGAAGGTTATTGCAGATGAAAATGGGCACAACAGCATACCAAGTATAGTCTCTTTCACAGACACGGATGTGTATGTAGGATATGATGGCCTAGAACTGGCTGATTCAAATCCTCAGAACACCATATATGATGCAAAAAGATTCATTGGGAAAATCTTCACTTCAGAAGAATTGAAAAGTGAAAGtagcaggtatccctttaag GTTTTCAATAACAATGGATCAGCTGAATTTTCTGTGACAACTAGTAAAACCTTTCATGTCACTCCAGAGCATATTGGCTCTCAGCTGCTACTGAAATTGAAGAGAATGGCAGAAAAGAATCTTGGCATGCGCATTTCGAAGGCGGTCATCTCTGTGCCAGCAGAGTTTGATGAAAGGCAACGGAACGCTACCATTAAGGCAGCTAACCTTGCAG GGCTAGAAATTTTGCGAGTAATCAATGAACCCACAGCTGCAGCTTTGGCTTATGGACTCCACAAAGCTGATGTGTTTAATGTTCTGGTGGTGGATTTGGGTGGAGGAACTTTGGATGTGTCTCTGTTGAACAAGCAGGGAGGGATGTTCCTCACACGAGCCATGGCAG GTAACAACAAACTTGGAGGACAGGACTTTAATCAGAGGTTGATGCTGTATTTATATGATCAGCTCCATCAAATGTATGGTTCTCtgccaacaagaaaagaagaaatacatcgCCTCAGACAGGCTGTGGAAGCAGTTAAATTAAATCTGACTGTTCATGAGGCAGCTACACTAAGGGTGTTGTTGACTATGCCAGAAAGGAAGCTTACAAAAGAACTTCCAGAAAGTGAGGTGAAAACAAATGATGTGCTAAAAGGCAAGccttcacagaaaacagaagatctGAAAAATCCTGGAGATGCTTCAAAAGTAGAGAACAACTTTGTCACAGTTGTGTTTGAAACAGAAATCTCTAGGAAGCTATTTGAGATGTTAAATGAGGACCTTTTTGAGAAGATTCTTGTGCCCATTGAACAAGTGTTGAAGGAAGGTCACCTACACAGAGCAGAAGTGGATGAAATTGTGTTAGTTGGAGGCTCCACCCGGATTCCTCAAATACGCAAAGTTATTCGGGATTTCTTTGGAAAGGAACCTAACACCTCTGTAGATCCTGATCTAGCAGTTGTAATGGGGGTAGCTATCCAAGCAGGAATTGTTGGTGGGTCCTGGCCTCTTCAAGTCAGTGCAATAGAAATTCCTAATAAGAATTTACGGAAGActaattttaactga